One Anopheles marshallii chromosome 3, idAnoMarsDA_429_01, whole genome shotgun sequence genomic region harbors:
- the LOC128710845 gene encoding putative ferric-chelate reductase 1 homolog codes for MLPLLCLALVLSTLVPSFGLPNGAPTSVCDTMLPFHGGGIPPLTTKTPFLITPQSSVIGSGQTLKIDIESFPANIVFKGYMIQARAADPPNNIVGQFVNTDTAAIKLIDCQAEGDTATHTSTSPKQELTLEWVAPDNFVGDVVFNATIAQDYDKFWVGIPSERVRVVASSTTVAPGTASTKRITTTTTVPPYRPAQTAAPVAADPIYDACGQSKGCFGFPEGCIDSKNCRAVATIAVLGARYVFEMKAGYNSPAYVALGLSNDAKMGEDSVIECVPEQGTVNAYASWTTVGPYGSTRLGVPQNIFQVLEKSYNEGVIYCKVERDAVSMVKGKKFDLVNDKFHLLIAAGSSVESTNLNYHDIGRHVSGSPQSLAEVGPVQGSSKLLLRLHGAFMITAWIGTASLGILIARYFRQTWVGSQMCGKDQWFAWHRFLMVVTWALTVAGIVVIFVEIGGWSQVRNPHAILGIVTTVLCFLQPIGAFFRPHPGSSKRPIFNWLHWLGGNLAHVIAIVAIFFAVQLQKAELPEWMDFILVAFVAFHVFMHLIFSIFSWIQIGGCVSERRSGQRVTSFPMADMTPSRNSMSSSERKQDAAFSGFRKSMLFLYILIVLGLVIAMVVIVVLAPIEAAYNSIKEQIMN; via the exons ATGTTACCTCTACTTTGCTTGGCCCTGGTGCTAAGCACGCTGGTTCCCTCGTTCGGGTTGCCAAACGGTGCGCCAACATCGGTTTGTGACACTATGCTACCATTCCATGGGGGAGGCATTCCACCACTTACTACCAAGACACCGTTTCTCATCACCCCTCAATCGTCGGTGATCGGTAGCGGGCAGACGCTCAAGATCGATATCGAATCGTTCCCGGCCAATATAGTGTTCAAGGGCTACATGATCCAGGCCCGTGCTGCGGATCCACCTAACAACATAGTCGGCCAATTTGTGAACACGGATACTGCCGCGATCAAGCTGATCGACTGCCAGGCTGAAGGAGATACGGCAACACATACCTCTACCAGCCCGAAACAGGAGTTGACGCTCGAGTGGGTCGCTCCGGACAATTTCGTTGGTGATGTGGTTTTTAATGCGACGATTGCACAGGATTACGATAAGTTCTGGGTTGGCATACCCTCGGAGCGGGTGCGTGTGGTGGCTAGCTCAACAACGGTAGCGCCCGGAACGGCATCAACCAAGCGTATTACGACGACCACAACCGTACCACCCTATCGGCCAGCACAAACCGCAGCACCAGTAGCAGCGGATCCGATCTACGATGCGTGCGGGCAGAGTAAGGGTTGCTTCGGATTCCCCGAGGGATGCATCGATAGCAAGAACTGCCGTGCGGTGGCTACAATCGCGGTATTGGGAGCCCGATACGTTTTTGAAATGAAAGCAGGTTACA ATAGCCCAGCCTACGTTGCCCTTGGACTGTCTAATGACGCCAAGATGGGTGAAGATTCCGTGATCGAGTGCGTACCTGAACAGGGTACGGTTAATGCTTATGCCTCGTGGACAACAGTCGGACCATACGGATCTACACGTTTGGGTGTT CCACAAAACATCTTCCAAGTATTGGAAAAGTCTTACAATGAAGGGGTGATTTACTGCAAGGTGGAACGCGATGCCGTCAGCATGGTAAAGGGCAAGAAGTTTGATCTTGTGAATGACAAGTTCCATCTGCTGATAGCGGCCGGATCATCGGTGGAAT CGACGAATCTTAACTATCACGATATCGGCCGTCACGTGTCCGGCAGCCCACAATCTTTGGCCGAAGTTGGACCGGTTCAGGGATCTTCGAAGTTGCTGCTCCGTCTACACGGTGCCTTCATGATCACAGCGTGGATCGGTACGGCTTCGCTCGGTATTCTCATCGCACGCTACTTCCGCCAGACGTGGGTTGGAAGTCAGATGTGTGGCAAAGATCAGTGGTTTGCA TGGCATCGTTTCTTGATGGTAGTGACGTGGGCACTCACAGTGGCTGGTATTGTGGTAATCTTCGTAGAGATCGGTGGCTGGTCGCAGGTGCGTAACCCTCACGCCATTCTGGGTATAGTGACGACGGTCCTTTGCTTCCTGCAACCCATCGGTGCCTTCTTCCGGCCACATCCTGGTTCGAGCAAGCGGCCCATCTTTAACTGGCTCCACTGGCTCGGTGGTAATTTGGCGCACGTGATCGCGATCGTTGCCATCTTCTTCGCTGTCCAGCTGCAGAAGGCCGAACTGCCCGAATGGATGGACTTCATCCTTGTCGCTTTTGTCGCATTCCACGTGTTCATGCATCTGATCTTCTCC ATCTTCTCCTGGATACAGATCGGTGGCTGCGTAAGCGAGCGAAGAAGTGGCCAGCGTGTGACGTCCTTCCCAATGGCCGATATGACGCCGTCGCGAAATTCCATGAGCTCCAGCGAACGAAAACAGGATGCTGCA TTTTCGGGTTTCCGTAAGTCTATGCTGTTCCTGTACATTCTGATTGTGCTCGGTCTGGTCATCGCGATGGTAGTGATTGTCGTCTTGGCGCCAATCGAAGCCGCTTACAATAGTATCAAGGAGCAGATTATGAACTAA
- the LOC128712678 gene encoding putative ferric-chelate reductase 1 homolog produces the protein MVAHSFPLRLLLTRPPFPICTQFAISASSNVTEHSHDHDHPSVLKRLHGTFMVIAWLFFNSLGNTVARYFKKTWTNKQYFGTPVWIFYHRAYMMACWTLTCAAIICIFIDLEGFEAHAHSIVGLTTFVLVFVQPILALMRPPQQQAQSAIRILHRLLGHAAYILAVTNMFLGVGLESAHISSVMYGLVGGALGVHVLAHVAFNVLEYLARQKGSELDVNKDASFSRWRKTILMVQMITLYAFAIVNVVFVWRV, from the exons ATGGTAGCGCACTCGTTTCCGTTGCGGCTATTACTAACGAGACCTCCG TTCCCAATATGTACTCAGTTCGCAATATCGGCTTCATCTAACGTTACAGAGCACTCGCACGACCATGACCATCCCTCGGTGTTGAAGCGGCTGCACGGTACGTTTATGGTAATTGCTTGGCTGTTCTTCAACTCGCTCGGAAACACCGTTGCAAG GTACTTCAAGAAAACATGGACCAACAAACAGTATTTTGGAACACCGGTGTGGATTTTT TACCACCGAGCCTACATGATGGCCTGCTGGACACTCACGTGCGCCGCCATCATTTGTATCTTCATCGATCTGGAGGGCTTTGAGGCACACGCGCATAGCATTGTTGGATTGACGACGTTCGTCCTAGTGTTCGTGCAGCCCATCCTGGCCCTAATGAGACCGCCCCAACAGCAGGCACAGTCCGCGATTCGAATCTTGCATCGTCTGCTAGGGCATGCAGCGTACATTCTAGCAG TAACGAACATGTTCCTGGGAGTTGGATTGGAATCGGCCCACATATCCTCGGTAATGTATGGTCTGGTCGGTGGGGCGCTAGGCGTTCACGTGCTGGCACATGTAGCTTTCAAC GTTCTCGAATATCTTGCCAGACAGAAGGGATCAGAACTGGACGTGAATAAGGATGCATCG TTTTCACGCTGGAGGAAAACCATCCTGATGGTGCAAATGATTACACTGTACGCGTTCGCCATCGTGAATGTGGTATTCGTGTGGCGCGTATAA